The Candidatus Goldiibacteriota bacterium genome has a window encoding:
- a CDS encoding LysM peptidoglycan-binding domain-containing protein: MKKAILLLTVVFFAISVSFFAGCGKSQKVNGVSDEQSQVMQEGQEAQQEELPTTYVVEEGDTLWGIAEKADIYGNKYQWPLIYDANRDILDSYETLDEGQKLIIPRNVSAVEIEAAANRARELGLPPAAKTAYAETEDEESISSGTVAGLGRDSDMETASRQAADRIESEPETAMGSEEDMSMPTPVPEPVKKAKAPKKGMNNGILLMLLLLIGGAIAIYMYFRKKKKEEEDETEGKDDNNILN; encoded by the coding sequence TTTTTTGCCGGATGCGGCAAAAGCCAGAAGGTGAACGGGGTGTCTGATGAACAGTCACAGGTAATGCAGGAAGGACAGGAAGCGCAGCAGGAAGAACTTCCTACAACTTATGTTGTTGAAGAAGGGGATACACTTTGGGGAATCGCGGAAAAGGCGGATATATACGGTAACAAGTATCAGTGGCCGCTTATTTATGACGCAAACAGGGATATTCTTGATTCGTACGAAACACTTGATGAAGGCCAGAAGTTAATAATACCCAGAAATGTAAGCGCGGTTGAAATAGAAGCCGCCGCAAACAGGGCGCGTGAATTAGGGCTTCCTCCCGCGGCTAAGACAGCTTATGCTGAAACCGAAGACGAAGAATCAATATCTTCAGGCACGGTTGCGGGTTTAGGCAGGGACAGCGATATGGAAACCGCAAGCAGGCAGGCAGCTGACAGGATAGAGTCCGAACCGGAAACAGCAATGGGTTCTGAAGAAGATATGTCAATGCCGACACCTGTACCGGAACCTGTTAAAAAGGCCAAAGCACCCAAGAAAGGCATGAACAACGGAATTCTGCTTATGCTTCTTCTTTTAATCGGCGGCGCAATAGCAATTTATATGTACTTCCGCAAGAAGAAAAAAGAGGAAGAAGATGAAACAGAAGGCAAGGACGATAACAATATTCTCAATTAA